Genomic DNA from Desulfonema ishimotonii:
AATTTCCCAGAATTCTTCCGCCGATGGCAGCGTGGGTTTTGATAATCTCGAATTCCGACGGGGTCAGCCTGCCGGGCTTTCGCAGTATCCGGTCGGGAACTCCGATTTTCCCGATGTCATGCATGGGCGATGCCAGCCGGAGGTCGTCAAGCCGGGTGTCTGACCACCCGGTCGCCTTTGCAATAAGTGTGCTGAACAGGGATATCCGCCGGACGTGGCCCCCGGTTTCATGGTCTCTGGATTCAAGGGCGGTCAGCAGTTTTACAATGGTCTCTTCCTGGGTTTCGCGGATGAGCTGCGTCTGGCGTCGCACGACAGCCTCCAGCCCTTTGCTGTATTCCCGGAGGTTTCTCTCCAGGCGGATGGTCCGTTCGCCGACGCTGAGGCGGGCACGGAGTTCATCCGGGTCAAAGGGTTTGACCACATAATCGTCCGCGCCGATATTGAACAACCCCCGGATCATGTCCCCTTTTCCCCCTCTGGCGGTCAGCAGAATGATGTAGACATAGGGGGCTGAACTGTGACGGATTTTGCGGATCAGCGCAGGGCCGTCCATTTCCGGCATCATCCAGTCCGTTATGACCAGGTCGGGGCTGTCTGAATGCAGATATTCCGATGCTTCCAGGCCGTTTGAAGCGGCTGTGACCCGGTGGCCCCATGCCCTCAGAAATTTTTCAAGCCGTCGGCGGGTAATGGCGTCGTCTTCGACGATAAGTATGTTCAACCCATCTCCTCCCTGATCAGTTTCTCAAGCATCTGTTCCAGCCCGACAACCTCGGATTCCAGGCAGTTCCAGGTCGATTCTGCGCGGTTCAGTTCGTTTCTGAGGCCCATTTCTTCCAGCGCCTGTGCGGTCCGGGCGACCTGGGTGGCCTGAAAATTGCCGACCATTCCCCTGAGGGCGTGAGCCGTCTGCCGGACGCCGGTGGCATCCCCGGCTGCCACTTTTTCCCGGATTGAACGGAGCATGGCCGGGTACTCCTCTTTGAATATCGTGACACACTCCCTGAAAAAATCCCAATCATGGTCAAATGCTCTTAACATCACGTCCTTATCAGGTGTCAGTATTGCAGAGAGTACCGGGGCTGAGGGTTTTTCGTCGGGGGGGGCGTCTGCGGGATAAGGGCCTGAATGGCATTGAACAGGGCTTCGGACGATATGGGTTTGGACACATAGTCATCCATGCCCGCACGGATACATCGTTCCCGGTCGCCTTTCATGGCATGGGCGGTCATGGCGATGATGGGTGTGTGCCCGCCGCCCGTTTCCGCCTCTGTTTTGCGGATCACCGCTGTGGCTTCAAACCCGTCCATCTGCGGCATCTGGATATCCATGAGAATGAGATCAAATGTGGTTTTGCGGAGGAGGGTCAGTGCCTTTCTGCCGTTTTCGGCGATCTCGGCCTTATATCCCCAGCGTTTCATCAGGCGGAGGATGAATTTCTGGTTGAAGGGGGTGTCTTCGGCGATCAGGACGTTTATGGGACGTTCAACCGGCGCGGGCGCGGGCGGCGTAATTTTTTCAGCCTTCCCGGCGTAAGCCCCGGACCTGCCCAGTGCGATGGTGATGGCGTCCAGCAGATCGGAGGGGCGGACCGGCTTGGTGACGGTGGCATGGATTCCCAGTGCCTTCAGCTCTGTGCGGCTGCCCGAATCTGATGTGGTCAGCATCATAACCACATGGCTTTCAGCGGTATTCTGACTGCGGAGCCACCGGGCAATGGCTTTGCCGTCCGGTGCGGGCATGTCCGAATCAATAATGGCCAGTTCAAAGGGCGTTTGCGCTTTCCGGGCCAGTTCAAAGGCGGTCCGGGCCGTCTCCATGTCGGATGCGGTTACCGGCTCCATTTGCCAGCTGGCCAGCATTTCGCCGATGATCTGTCGGCTGGAGGCGTTATCGTCCACAACCAGGACGCGGATGCCGCTGACCTCGGCCTCTGAGAGCAGTTCAAACGCATAGGCGGCCTTTGACTGAATGCCAAACCGGGCTGTGAACCGGAATGTGCTGCCCTCTCCCGGTTCGCTTTCCAGCCATATCCTGCCGCCCATCAGTTCGGCCAGCTGGCTTGAAATGGCCAGTCCCAGGCCGGTGCCGCCGAACCGGCGTGTGGTGCTGCCGTCCGCCTGCTCAAAGGGGCGGAAGATATTGTGCTGTTTCTCCCGGGGGATACCGATGCCCGTATCCTCAATGGAAAAATGGAGGAGGACGTCCGAATCATTTTTTTCCAGACAGTTGACGGTGGCGATAATCTCTCCCTGCTCTGTGAATTTGACTGCGTTGCCGATGAGATTGAGAATAATCTGACGAAAGCGGTCTGCGTCGCCGATCAGCTGATCCGGGACATCGGGCAGAACCCGGTAGGCCAGCTCCAGCCCTTTGCTGTGGGCGTTTGCCGCCATAATTTTCAGAGAATCGCCCAGAAAATCCCGTAGCATAAAGAGGCCTTTGTCCAGCTCCAGCTTTCCGGCCTCGATTTTTGAAAAATCAAGAATATCGTTGATGACGGAAAGCAGGGCATAGGCCGCAGAGCTGACAATGTCCAGATCTTCCCGCTGTTCCCGGGTCAGGTCTGTTTCCAGAATCAGTTCAATCAGCCCGATGATGGAATTGAGCGGGGTGCGGATTTCATGGCTCATATTGGCCAGAAATTCGCTTTTGGCCCGGCTGGCGACTTCGGCAGCCAGTTTCGCCTGCTTCAGGGCCTGCTCTTTCTTGCGCTGGGTCACGTCCTGCAACAGCCCCCGGAAACCGATGATTTCGCCGTTATGGGACAGGAGGGGGGATACGGAGGATTCGACAAAACAGCGGGAGCCGTCTTTTCGGATAATGGTCCACTCCGATATCCTGACCGATTCGCAGGTCTGAGCGACCCGCCCCAGGACAGCCGAGACCATTTTCGCATTTTGTTCATCCATATACAGCTGGCTGTCAATTGAAGTGATCTGATTTCCGGGGTGGCCGATGATCCGGCAGAGGGCATTGTTGAAAAAGGTGAAATGGCCATTGCGGTTGATTTCATAATAGCCGTCCTCAATGGTTTCAATGATATTCCGGTATTTCTCCTCGCTGGCCCTCAGAGCGCTTTCTGCTCTGTTACGCTGGTCAATATTATATTGTGCGTGGGAACCGAAGATGAAGAAGAGGCAGACAACAATAACGCGCATGGCGATCTGGGGCGGGGCCGGGCTGAGGAACTGATGGGTGAACGTCGCATTTTCGATCAGGAAAATGTCCATGAGGGAGGCCAGGCCCCAGGAGAGTAATGAGAGAATAATGCTGATGAGTAACATCCGGTTTGCCAGACAGGCCTGGAGACAATTTTTGTGCAGTTTAATCATTTATATGCCTCAGTGGAAACAGTCCGGTAACATGCCTGTGAAAACAGACAGTCGGCTGACAGGACTGCGGATTACCGCCGTCGATCCGGGCGTGCGATGACGGTTTTCAGAATGTTTGCGAATCCGTTAACATTAAACTGACGGATGCGTGTTTGCGTGGGGTTTACGCCGAAAAACGACCCACCATTCAGATTCTGACAAAGCCGCAACAGTGGATGAAGTCATTTCACTGATATATTCCAGGGGCAACGGGTTAAAATTAATCCGGAAGCTGGGTTAAATGCGTTTAACCGTTTGTGTCTCAGTGTGCAGAACTGCTGACCGGCGGAATCGGACCCTTATATTTTTTAATATATAGACCGCTATCTGATGTTTTTCAATAGTATTTTCAGCATCATTGTCTGAGCTGGTATTCAGCCTGCCGGTCTGAAATGGAAATGTGTCTGCCTGCAAATCATATCCCGTTTTCTCCGTGCATGACATCCATCAGTACTGCTGTGTCAGTACTGCTGTGTCCGTATTGGGTTTCATGCGTGAGGAAACGGTCAGAATGAAGATCCCTCTGCAAGCGGTCAGTAAGCTTGCACGCCGAATTCACAGAGACGGAGCCGGTGCAGAGCGATATTTTTTTAAATCGGTTAATCATTTGACACTATCCCCTGAATCGGTTTATAATTTTGAAAAAAACAGAGGTATCCGCAGATTTGTTAATTTTGTCCTTTGCGTTTAATATCAGCTTAATATAACGAATGATGCCGGTCAGACCGGTGAATCAGAGCGCTCGCCGCCGAGTGCATCTGCTGAAATCTGATTGCCGCAGAAGCCTGTATACTGCGGCGGTATCAGGGATGTCGGAAAAGAGAATGATTATGCCAAAAAACAGATCGGTTTTTCAAATGGTGTGGGGTGTACTGCTGATTATGGCAGGCATCGGAGTGTTTATCCGGATCCCTCAGGTGATGCCCCGGATTGAAACGATTGAATATTTTGCGTCAGCCGCAATTTTTGTGCGCTTTTGTTTTTACCTGATGGGCATTTTGCTGATGGGCGGAGGTGCTAAGAAAATTTATGGGTACTGCCATCAGTCAGGTCCTGATGATGAATGAAACCGGGCCGTTATCAAAAAAAATATTAAAATAATGCCGACAGGTAAGCGATGATGAAGAATTCCAAGGCTACACATATAAAAGCAAATATCCCGGTTACACACCTGAAGGTTGCCCCATCTCCGGACGCTAAAAGCGGGGCACAGAAAACACCCGGCGCCAGAGCCCAGGTCAGCCCCGAGGTTGTCTTCAGGATAAAATTCCAAAAGATCAGCAACCAGATTCAGGCCGCCTCCAACCTGGATGAACTGCTCATGCGCCTCAAAGATGAAATCGCCGGACTCTTTGCGTCTGAACGTATTACAATCTACGGAATTGACGGCGTAAAAAAAGAGCTGGTTTCGCGGGTGATGCTGGGCAGGGATCTGTCTGAAATCCGTATACCGGTCTCCACAGACAGCATCGCAGGTTATGCGGCCTATAAGCAGCGGCTGATCAATATATCAGACGTCTACGATACAAACGAATTGTCTAAGATCAGCCCGGATCTGAAGTTCGACAGACGGTGGGATGAAAAAACCGGATTCAGGACAAAACAGGTGCTGGTCTGTCCCATTTTCTTTCATAAATACCTGATGGGTGCGATTCAGCTGATCAACCGGCAGAACGGCAGTCCGTATTCAAAAAGAGATGGGCTGACCATCAAGGAGCTGGCAAAGACGCTGGGTATCGCCATGTATAACCAGAAGCGGGCCGCCCGGCAGGCCGGCAACAAGTTCAATTATCTGCTCAAAAAGCATCTGCTGGAGCCGAAAGATCTCAAAAGGGCTTTGGAGGAGGCCAGAAAGAGAAAAGAGCCGATTGAAGCCTACCTGATGGCGACCCTCAAGATTCCCAAAAAAGAGATCGTTGAGTCGCTGTCGAAATTTTACGAGGTGCCCGGCGTCATTTTCAGCACAGACTTTCCCATTCCGGGGGAACTGATCCGAAAGCTGAAGGTTTCCTTTCTGAAAAAAAATATATGGGTTCCCCTGCGCAGTGAGGGTGAAAAGGTTATTATCGCGGTCGATGACCCTCATAACCTCCAGAAAATCGACACTATCAAGGCCCTTTTCCCCAAAAATCCGCTGGATTTCTGCGTGGCCCTGAAAGACGATATTCTGGGATTTATCGAACACTTTACCGGCGAACAGGACCAGTCCAACATTGACGATATTCTCTCCCAGCTGGAGGCCGAGGCCGAGGAGATTGACGAGGGCGTTGAGGCGGTTGACGAATCGGACAGTGCGGTCGTCAAGCTGGTGAACAAGATCATTCTGGACGCCTATGCCCGGAACGCCTCGGATATCCATATTGAGCCCTATCCCGGAAAGCAGAATACCCTGGTCAGAATCCGCATCGACGGGGCGTGTGCCGTATATCAGACCATCCCCTACAACTTCAAAAGTGCGGTCGTATCCCGTATCAAGATCATGTCGGGCCTGGACATCGCCGAACGGCGACTGCCCCAGGACGGCAAGATCCAGTTCAAGAAGTACGGCGGACTGGACATCGAGCTTCGTGTGGCCACCATCCCCACCCAGGGGGGGCTGGAGGATATCGTCATGCGTCTGCTGGCTGCGGGTGAACCGATTCCCCTGTCCAAAATGGGGTTTTCCGAGCGCAACTATAAAGAGTTTCTCGACATCATCACCCAGCCCTACGGCATTATCTTCGTCTGCGGGCCGACCGGTTCGGGTAAGACCACCACCCTGCATTCGGCCCTCTCCTACATTAACAAGACCGAAACCAAGATCTGGACGGCCGAGGACCCGGTGGAAATCACCCAGAAAGGGCTGCGCCAGGTACAGATGCATCCCAAGATCGGGCTGACCTTTGCGTCCGCCATGCGGGCCTTTCTGCGGGCTGACCCGGATGTGATCATGGTGGGTGAGATGCGTGACAAGGAGACCACCTCCATCGGCATTGAGGCCTCCCTGACCGGACATATGGTCTTTTCCACCCTCCACACCAACAGTGCCCCTGAAAGTGTTATCCGCCTTCTGGATATGGGCATGGACCCCTTTAACTTCGCCGATGCGGTTCTCGGCATCCTGGCCCAGCGTCTGGTCAGAACCCTGTGCAAGGATTGCAAGGAGACGTATCACCCCACAAAAGAGGAACATGGCGACCTGGTCCGGGAGTACGGAGATGCGAATTTTAAAGAAGATCTGGACAGGGAATACGGGTATTCGGATGAGCTGCTGATGTATCGGGCCAAGGGATGTGATAAGTGTAACGGGACCGGTTACCGGGGCCGGATGGGGATTCATGAGCTGATGATTGCAACGGATGAGCAGAAGCGGCTGATCCAGACCAAGGCACGGGTAGAGGAGATGAAAGGCCAGGCCATATCAGACGGCATGAGAACCCTGAAGCAGGATGGCATTGCAAAGATCTTTTACGGATTTACCGACCTGAAGCAGGTCAGAAAGGTCTGTATCAATTAACCGTTTCCGGTGTTTTCAGCCCGGCCCTGAATTTTTTTAACTGCGCTTTAAAATAAGATCGGTCTTTTCCGGCCTTCTGAAGTGCCTGTTCGCCTGCCGTTACCGCCGCTTCAAACTCCCCGTTCACATAATAGCTCTCGGCAAGGGTATCCAGAATATGAGCCTCCGGTGAGAGCGCTGCGGCCCGTTTCGCCAGCGTCAGCGCGCGAAGGGGCTCTCGCAGGCGCTCTGTCTCGCAGGTGGCATAGAGCCATGCCAGATTGTTCAGCACCTGCGGGGCCTCCGGGGCCAGTGCGATGGCCCGCTCATAGGGCGCAATGGTTTCCGCATAGTCCCCCCGGCTGTAGTACAGATCTCCGAGAAGGCTGTAAAGTTCGGCGTCATGAGGGGTCTTCTCTATTTCCCGCTGTAACACCTGTTCAAAGAAATCCGCGCTCAGTTTTTTTCCGGCTTCCCCGAAATTAAGGGCGTATCCGGCCCCGCCGACCACCAGCATCACCAGCACATAGGCGATCATGCTGTTGCGGACCTTCCGGTCATGGCGGGCGATCCAGTGCCTGCCGGACTCGCATTTCAGGAGATAGCTGACCCGTTCCGTAATGCTGAAGTGATGCCAGTTGGGTTTGTCCGGCGGCTGTCCGCTGGTCATGGCGATCTTCTCAAATGTGGAGATCAGCGGAATGGCCGTGTCAAAAAGGGTATACACGTAACAGTCGGCCTGGCGCTCGAAATTCCGCATAAAATAGCCGAAGATGTACCGGAAATAGATCAGGAACATGAGGAGGGTGGCGACGGTGAACAGGGTGGAGACCACGGTGGCCTGGCTCATCCCGGTGCTGATGACGAACCGGTAGAGCGGTTCGATGTAGATAATCAGATAGATGAGCAGGTCAAATGTCGCATAGGAGAGGAGCATGTAGCCGAC
This window encodes:
- a CDS encoding HD domain-containing phosphohydrolase codes for the protein MNILIVEDDAITRRRLEKFLRAWGHRVTAASNGLEASEYLHSDSPDLVITDWMMPEMDGPALIRKIRHSSAPYVYIILLTARGGKGDMIRGLFNIGADDYVVKPFDPDELRARLSVGERTIRLERNLREYSKGLEAVVRRQTQLIRETQEETIVKLLTALESRDHETGGHVRRISLFSTLIAKATGWSDTRLDDLRLASPMHDIGKIGVPDRILRKPGRLTPSEFEIIKTHAAIGGRILGNSELPMLKMAREIALCHHEKWDGTGYPGALSGENIPETARIVAIADVFDALSNDRVYRRASPESEVLDIMEQGRGSHFDPHLCDRFMGLLDRFRKVLAENP
- a CDS encoding Hpt domain-containing protein: MLRAFDHDWDFFRECVTIFKEEYPAMLRSIREKVAAGDATGVRQTAHALRGMVGNFQATQVARTAQALEEMGLRNELNRAESTWNCLESEVVGLEQMLEKLIREEMG
- a CDS encoding PAS domain-containing hybrid sensor histidine kinase/response regulator translates to MIKLHKNCLQACLANRMLLISIILSLLSWGLASLMDIFLIENATFTHQFLSPAPPQIAMRVIVVCLFFIFGSHAQYNIDQRNRAESALRASEEKYRNIIETIEDGYYEINRNGHFTFFNNALCRIIGHPGNQITSIDSQLYMDEQNAKMVSAVLGRVAQTCESVRISEWTIIRKDGSRCFVESSVSPLLSHNGEIIGFRGLLQDVTQRKKEQALKQAKLAAEVASRAKSEFLANMSHEIRTPLNSIIGLIELILETDLTREQREDLDIVSSAAYALLSVINDILDFSKIEAGKLELDKGLFMLRDFLGDSLKIMAANAHSKGLELAYRVLPDVPDQLIGDADRFRQIILNLIGNAVKFTEQGEIIATVNCLEKNDSDVLLHFSIEDTGIGIPREKQHNIFRPFEQADGSTTRRFGGTGLGLAISSQLAELMGGRIWLESEPGEGSTFRFTARFGIQSKAAYAFELLSEAEVSGIRVLVVDDNASSRQIIGEMLASWQMEPVTASDMETARTAFELARKAQTPFELAIIDSDMPAPDGKAIARWLRSQNTAESHVVMMLTTSDSGSRTELKALGIHATVTKPVRPSDLLDAITIALGRSGAYAGKAEKITPPAPAPVERPINVLIAEDTPFNQKFILRLMKRWGYKAEIAENGRKALTLLRKTTFDLILMDIQMPQMDGFEATAVIRKTEAETGGGHTPIIAMTAHAMKGDRERCIRAGMDDYVSKPISSEALFNAIQALIPQTPPPTKNPQPRYSLQY
- a CDS encoding GspE/PulE family protein, which codes for MMKNSKATHIKANIPVTHLKVAPSPDAKSGAQKTPGARAQVSPEVVFRIKFQKISNQIQAASNLDELLMRLKDEIAGLFASERITIYGIDGVKKELVSRVMLGRDLSEIRIPVSTDSIAGYAAYKQRLINISDVYDTNELSKISPDLKFDRRWDEKTGFRTKQVLVCPIFFHKYLMGAIQLINRQNGSPYSKRDGLTIKELAKTLGIAMYNQKRAARQAGNKFNYLLKKHLLEPKDLKRALEEARKRKEPIEAYLMATLKIPKKEIVESLSKFYEVPGVIFSTDFPIPGELIRKLKVSFLKKNIWVPLRSEGEKVIIAVDDPHNLQKIDTIKALFPKNPLDFCVALKDDILGFIEHFTGEQDQSNIDDILSQLEAEAEEIDEGVEAVDESDSAVVKLVNKIILDAYARNASDIHIEPYPGKQNTLVRIRIDGACAVYQTIPYNFKSAVVSRIKIMSGLDIAERRLPQDGKIQFKKYGGLDIELRVATIPTQGGLEDIVMRLLAAGEPIPLSKMGFSERNYKEFLDIITQPYGIIFVCGPTGSGKTTTLHSALSYINKTETKIWTAEDPVEITQKGLRQVQMHPKIGLTFASAMRAFLRADPDVIMVGEMRDKETTSIGIEASLTGHMVFSTLHTNSAPESVIRLLDMGMDPFNFADAVLGILAQRLVRTLCKDCKETYHPTKEEHGDLVREYGDANFKEDLDREYGYSDELLMYRAKGCDKCNGTGYRGRMGIHELMIATDEQKRLIQTKARVEEMKGQAISDGMRTLKQDGIAKIFYGFTDLKQVRKVCIN
- a CDS encoding M48 family metallopeptidase produces the protein MFSNFIYFIVVLLIYITYQPSETPRFTPTATLALFLTLLALFTAFTRFSFRRLEKRMAACGLSRTDAAFSKLLTRQSVIAIVLFAANIYGLNLPDYTADLPLISHLPTLEALIFLGLFILYLSITWALAYPGYQRLCNSTISRRSYILSNISFAIPVLLPWICLSGIADLIELLPFAPLKQFLATTGGQMVYFLLFLFVVAIIGPLLIQKAWGCRPLEPGYVRSRIEALCDRAGLEYADILYWPIFEGRMITAGVTGLVRRFRYILVTEALIDVLRPEEIDAVITHEIGHIRRNHLLFYLFFFVGYMLLSYATFDLLIYLIIYIEPLYRFVISTGMSQATVVSTLFTVATLLMFLIYFRYIFGYFMRNFERQADCYVYTLFDTAIPLISTFEKIAMTSGQPPDKPNWHHFSITERVSYLLKCESGRHWIARHDRKVRNSMIAYVLVMLVVGGAGYALNFGEAGKKLSADFFEQVLQREIEKTPHDAELYSLLGDLYYSRGDYAETIAPYERAIALAPEAPQVLNNLAWLYATCETERLREPLRALTLAKRAAALSPEAHILDTLAESYYVNGEFEAAVTAGEQALQKAGKDRSYFKAQLKKFRAGLKTPETVN